Proteins from a genomic interval of Prevotella sp. E13-27:
- a CDS encoding carboxypeptidase-like regulatory domain-containing protein — protein sequence MKKFLSIAVVFIMATAIATAQKIRTIDKNGQPVSYVSVMTTDAKYIGITDIDGVLEDVKGAETISLSHVAFKPQLYKVSGNNCVITLEDADFGLPEIVVKKKPYVYAQTYYRAYFYDDEYGVFYYRAGLTDNVIDRAKKKLSANTSTASKATYGVIKTLLNSIIGGKLDKNSHIKMRTLEERIKDSGKDIQVKIIDEGNGRKRISDFKGTIGYIIDNKETEQRRFTYEGHKMVAHKLEAQGKEKKLKKREAEDAKERNRKDADFILYKIDEDGHCAPEDFVMSQLMISFDKDNKEGKSVHNIYCVQVFTIERAYVDKAELKQKKKDNKMKMTYQNIRQFERAHNIPALAPAVQQKLNDLWKISE from the coding sequence ATGAAGAAGTTCTTATCCATTGCCGTAGTCTTTATTATGGCTACGGCGATTGCCACAGCACAGAAAATCCGTACGATAGACAAAAACGGCCAGCCTGTGTCCTATGTCTCAGTAATGACCACCGATGCCAAGTATATCGGCATCACCGACATCGACGGCGTTCTGGAAGATGTGAAAGGAGCTGAGACCATTTCCTTGAGCCACGTGGCATTTAAGCCTCAACTGTATAAAGTCAGTGGTAACAATTGTGTCATCACCCTCGAGGATGCCGACTTCGGACTGCCCGAGATTGTGGTAAAGAAGAAGCCCTATGTCTATGCACAGACCTACTACCGCGCCTATTTCTACGACGATGAGTATGGCGTCTTCTACTACCGTGCAGGCCTTACCGACAATGTCATAGACCGTGCAAAGAAGAAGCTCTCTGCCAACACCTCCACCGCCTCGAAGGCCACCTACGGCGTTATCAAGACTCTCTTAAACAGCATAATTGGAGGCAAGCTCGACAAGAACAGCCATATCAAGATGAGGACGCTAGAGGAGAGAATAAAAGATAGCGGAAAGGACATCCAAGTGAAGATTATCGACGAGGGCAATGGGCGCAAGCGCATCAGCGACTTCAAGGGAACCATTGGCTATATCATCGACAACAAAGAGACTGAGCAGCGCCGCTTCACCTACGAGGGTCACAAGATGGTTGCCCACAAACTGGAAGCCCAGGGCAAGGAAAAGAAACTGAAGAAGCGCGAAGCCGAAGACGCCAAGGAGAGAAACCGTAAGGATGCCGACTTCATCCTTTACAAGATAGATGAGGACGGCCATTGTGCCCCCGAGGACTTCGTCATGTCGCAGCTAATGATTAGTTTCGATAAGGATAACAAAGAAGGTAAGAGCGTCCACAACATCTACTGCGTACAGGTGTTCACCATCGAGCGTGCCTATGTCGATAAGGCCGAACTGAAACAGAAGAAAAAGGACAACAAGATGAAGATGACCTATCAGAACATCCGCCAGTTCGAGCGTGCCCACAACATCCCCGCCCTTGCTCCCGCCGTCCAGCAGAAGCTCAATGACCTGTGGAAGATTTCAGAATAA
- a CDS encoding carbon-nitrogen hydrolase, with protein MKELKIGFLQQHNTADTVNNIERLCDGIRDLAQRGAELVVLQELHNSLYFCQVESVDNFDLAEPIPGPSTDIYGRLAKELGIVLVTSLFERRAAGLYHNTAVVFEKDGTIAGKYRKMHIPDDPAYYEKFYFTPGDLGFRPINTSVGRLGVLVCWDQWYPEAARLMALQGAKLLIYPTAIGYESSDAPEEQQRQRMAWQTVMRGHAVANGLPVVAVNRVGHEEDPSQQTNGIQFWGTSFVCGPQGEIHYEASTDEEESIIVSIDIERAEQVRRWWPFLRDRRIENYGDITRRFID; from the coding sequence ATGAAAGAACTCAAAATAGGATTCCTGCAGCAGCACAACACTGCTGACACAGTAAATAACATAGAGCGTCTGTGCGACGGCATTCGCGACCTTGCCCAGCGAGGTGCAGAGCTTGTCGTTCTGCAAGAACTTCACAACTCACTCTACTTCTGTCAGGTAGAGAGCGTTGACAACTTCGACCTCGCTGAGCCCATCCCTGGCCCCTCTACCGACATCTACGGCCGACTGGCAAAAGAGCTGGGCATAGTGCTCGTCACCTCTCTCTTTGAGCGTCGCGCAGCAGGTCTCTACCACAACACCGCTGTTGTCTTCGAAAAAGACGGAACCATAGCCGGCAAGTATCGCAAGATGCACATACCCGACGATCCAGCCTACTACGAGAAGTTCTATTTCACCCCTGGCGACCTCGGCTTCCGTCCCATCAACACCTCGGTAGGACGTCTTGGCGTGCTCGTATGCTGGGATCAGTGGTATCCAGAGGCAGCACGTCTCATGGCCCTTCAGGGTGCCAAACTGCTCATCTACCCCACAGCCATAGGCTATGAGAGCAGCGACGCTCCAGAGGAGCAGCAGCGTCAGCGCATGGCTTGGCAGACCGTAATGCGTGGTCACGCCGTTGCCAACGGACTGCCCGTCGTAGCCGTCAACCGTGTTGGCCATGAGGAAGACCCCAGCCAGCAGACTAACGGCATACAGTTCTGGGGCACCTCTTTCGTCTGTGGTCCTCAGGGCGAGATTCACTACGAAGCCTCAACCGACGAAGAAGAGAGCATCATAGTCAGCATAGACATTGAGCGTGCTGAGCAGGTGCGCCGTTGGTGGCCTTTCCTTCGTGACCGTCGCATAGAGAACTACGGCGACATCACCCGACGTTTCATAGACTAA
- a CDS encoding agmatine deiminase family protein, with amino-acid sequence MQNEKQYRLPAEWEPQSGIQLTWPHANTDWAPMLKEIEKTYNEMAEAIQRYEPLLIVGPPSNDTWARDHGFLTLVSSQDASPLLLDFCFNGWGEKFRSDLDNALNRRLFDEGRFKGEYVDHLDFVLEGGSIESDGRGTIFTTSCCLLAPHRNQPLTKDEIEARLKQYLCAERVLWIDHGQLTGDDTDGHIDTLVRICPDDTLLYVGCDDPADEQYHELHLMEEQLKTFRTIDGKPYRLLRLPSPRPIYDYYTEHGRRKRERLPATYANFLIINGAVLCPTYHQEDLDRQALAVIAEAFPGRDIIGIDCRSIIKQHGSLHCCTMQFPEGVYVK; translated from the coding sequence ATGCAAAACGAAAAACAGTACAGGCTCCCTGCCGAATGGGAGCCACAAAGCGGGATACAGCTTACTTGGCCACACGCCAACACTGACTGGGCTCCCATGCTCAAGGAGATAGAAAAGACCTACAACGAAATGGCAGAAGCGATACAACGCTACGAGCCGTTGCTCATCGTTGGTCCTCCATCAAACGACACCTGGGCACGCGATCATGGTTTCCTGACACTTGTCAGTTCCCAAGACGCCTCTCCCCTCCTCCTCGACTTCTGTTTCAACGGATGGGGCGAGAAGTTCCGTTCCGACCTTGACAACGCTCTCAACCGTCGTCTTTTCGATGAGGGACGGTTTAAGGGTGAATATGTTGACCACCTTGACTTCGTACTCGAAGGCGGAAGCATAGAGAGCGACGGACGAGGCACCATCTTCACCACCAGTTGCTGTCTTCTTGCGCCTCATCGCAACCAGCCACTGACGAAAGACGAGATCGAAGCCCGTCTGAAGCAGTATCTCTGTGCAGAGCGCGTGCTTTGGATTGACCACGGACAGCTCACTGGCGACGACACCGACGGACACATTGACACGCTGGTACGCATCTGTCCTGACGACACATTATTATATGTAGGTTGCGATGACCCTGCCGACGAGCAATACCACGAGCTCCATCTCATGGAAGAGCAGCTTAAGACCTTCCGTACTATTGACGGCAAGCCCTATCGTCTGCTCAGGCTGCCCTCCCCTCGTCCCATCTACGACTACTACACGGAGCACGGACGTCGTAAACGCGAGCGTCTGCCTGCCACCTATGCCAACTTCCTCATCATCAACGGTGCAGTACTCTGCCCCACCTATCATCAGGAAGACCTCGACCGTCAGGCCCTCGCCGTCATAGCCGAAGCATTCCCCGGCCGCGACATCATAGGCATCGACTGCCGTTCAATAATAAAACAGCACGGTTCACTTCACTGCTGCACCATGCAGTTCCCAGAAGGGGTATATGTCAAATAA
- a CDS encoding ATP-binding protein, whose amino-acid sequence MASNQRDVENYQVIPRELPSDEFERRVFIGVRRAGKSFMLYQKMQQMLAEGRGWDGMLYLNFEDDRLADFTAEDFELILECHAEMYDQRPMLFLDEVQNIDGWEKFARRMADAKYRVWITGSNAKMLSSEIMTTLGGRYLTTEVYPYSFQEFLIVNEVPFDEHALLATESRAKMLRAWSEYLHWGGLPESVGLSVKRDYLTSTLQKIYLGDIVSRNKISNANLLRLLLKKLAESVKQPVSYNRLSNVLSSVSGKITMPTVSKYIEYSEDAWLLLRLRNVSAAFADKETLCKYYFVDNGVLNLFLLDGDTSLLENLTALTMFRKYGHDKDNERVFFYNDKVEVDFYVPEDKLAVQASYSITQAESTFDRELDALKKLPKVLPCDRRVILTYDESDTITDEFGTIEVMPLWKWILEL is encoded by the coding sequence ATGGCATCCAATCAGAGGGATGTAGAGAATTATCAGGTAATACCTCGTGAGTTACCTTCCGACGAGTTCGAAAGGCGTGTGTTCATCGGTGTTCGCAGAGCAGGCAAATCATTCATGCTCTATCAGAAGATGCAACAGATGCTTGCCGAAGGACGCGGTTGGGACGGTATGCTCTATCTTAATTTTGAGGATGACCGTCTGGCAGATTTCACTGCTGAGGACTTTGAGTTGATTCTGGAGTGTCATGCCGAGATGTACGACCAGCGTCCCATGCTCTTCCTTGACGAAGTGCAGAACATCGACGGCTGGGAGAAGTTTGCGCGTCGTATGGCTGATGCAAAGTATCGGGTCTGGATTACTGGTAGCAACGCAAAGATGTTATCATCAGAGATTATGACCACCCTTGGAGGCCGTTACCTTACCACTGAGGTCTACCCATATAGCTTTCAGGAGTTCCTTATTGTCAATGAAGTGCCTTTCGATGAACATGCCCTGTTAGCCACCGAATCACGTGCCAAGATGCTGCGCGCGTGGAGTGAGTACCTGCATTGGGGAGGACTGCCAGAGTCTGTTGGTCTCAGCGTAAAGCGTGACTACCTGACCAGTACCCTCCAGAAGATTTATCTGGGCGATATTGTTAGCCGTAATAAAATCTCCAATGCCAACCTCCTGCGTCTGCTGCTTAAGAAGCTGGCCGAGAGCGTTAAGCAGCCCGTTTCCTACAACCGGCTCTCCAACGTTCTGTCGTCGGTGAGCGGAAAGATTACCATGCCCACCGTCAGCAAGTACATCGAATATAGCGAGGACGCATGGCTACTCCTGCGTCTGCGCAACGTATCTGCTGCCTTTGCCGACAAGGAGACTTTGTGCAAATACTACTTTGTAGACAACGGAGTACTCAACCTTTTCCTGCTTGATGGCGATACTTCGCTTCTTGAAAACCTCACCGCCCTGACCATGTTCCGCAAGTATGGTCATGACAAGGATAACGAGCGTGTGTTCTTCTACAATGACAAGGTCGAGGTGGATTTCTATGTTCCAGAAGATAAGTTGGCCGTACAGGCATCCTATAGCATCACCCAGGCAGAATCCACTTTTGACCGTGAACTTGATGCCCTGAAAAAACTGCCAAAGGTTTTGCCTTGTGACCGTCGCGTCATCCTGACCTACGATGAGTCGGACACTATCACCGATGAGTTTGGCACTATTGAGGTCATGCCACTTTGGAAGTGGATTCTCGAACTTTAA